The following nucleotide sequence is from Vibrio fluvialis.
TGTTGCTCAGAGTCGCTCGTGATAGCGCAATCATGCCGGGTAACTCATTCAATCGGTTGTGAGTAATGGCCGCATCCGCCGTTTCCAGCGCGACATCCGTACCACCGCCCATCGCAATACCGATGTTAGCTTCTTTCATTGCTGGCGCATCGTTGATGCCATCCCCTACCATGGCGACATGCTGTTGCTGCGCCAGTTGGCGAACATATTCCACTTTGTCCTCTGGCATCAGGCTGGCCTGAAAATCCATATTGAGTTGGCTGGCAATTGCCTGGGCACTGCGCGGGTTATCACCGGTCAGCATGGTCGTGTGAATCCCCATTTGGTGCAGTGCCGCTATCGCCTGCTGCGCATCTTCACGCAGCGTGTCTTGCCAGGCAATGATGCCGATCGGCGCGTCATTCTCCAACGCCACCACTACGGTTTTTCCATCCGCTTCCATCGCCGCGACTTGCTCGCTGACAGATTCGGCCAACGGCACGTCAACCTTGCCCGGCGCCAGCACTCGGTAAAAATGCTCGCCAATTCGTCCTGCCACACCGCGCCCAACCAAAGCTTGCTTATCTTGCGCATGCGGTAATGTCAGCCCTTGATTCTGCGCTTTTGCGACCAGCGACATCGCCAGTGGGTGGCGTGAGCCTTGTTCAATCGCGGCAGTGACCGTGAGCAGTTGCTCTGGCGACCAACCGGAGAGCGCCACGATGTCGGTCACCTGCGGTTTGCCTTGAGTCAGCGTACCGGTTTTATCAAACGCGACACTTTGGATCCGGCCTAATTGTTCAAGCGCTGCTCCCCCTTTAATCAACGCACCACGTCGTGCACCCGCTGCCAAACCCGACGTAATCGCCGCCGGTGTCGAAATCACCAAAGCGCACGGACAGGCAATCAGTAACATTGCCAAACCACGGTATACCCAAGTTTCCCAAGGTTGAGCAAACAACAGTGGCGGTACTGTGACCACCAGCAGCGCGACGACCATCATCAGCGGTGTGTACCAACGGCTGAACTGGTCAAGAAAACGCTCCATCGGCGCCTTGCGCGAATCCGCCTCTTCAATCAGATGCAAAATGCGGTCGATGGCATTTTCACCCTGACGCGAGGTGATTTTGAGCTGAATGACGCGATCAACCACCACCGCACCTGCGGCTATCTTATCGCCACGAACGTGCTCAACGGGCAGAGATTCGCCAGTCAACGCACTCTCATCCATGCTGGCAACCGCGTCTAACAGCAGACCATCGGCAGGTAAACGCCCGCCTGGTGCAACTTCCACAATATCACCCGGACTGAGTTCACTGGCAGGGACTTCAATCCTCTCGCCAGATTGCAGACGAATGGCCGTCTCTGGCACCAGTTCCATTAGCGC
It contains:
- a CDS encoding zinc/cadmium/mercury/lead-transporting ATPase; amino-acid sequence: MCTKHEGCRSEKSAAPTIKSVSCSASPKIQSIHPAGATNSEGGCCSSSSCSGADGPDEDEPTGGTSTYKQSWRVVGMDCPSCARKIETAVNQLTDIVDARVLFATEKLVVQFNSASTAAAIEQAVTNTGFKIYDDQQKSSAQQAKPRHPLLEADTLRIVALAAMMAIGTLTNLWAVEAGRWIFTFSCIAGLVPIATKAWKLAKSGTPFAIETLMTVAAVGALYLGETVEAAMVLLLFLIGERLEAFAASKARSGVQALMELVPETAIRLQSGERIEVPASELSPGDIVEVAPGGRLPADGLLLDAVASMDESALTGESLPVEHVRGDKIAAGAVVVDRVIQLKITSRQGENAIDRILHLIEEADSRKAPMERFLDQFSRWYTPLMMVVALLVVTVPPLLFAQPWETWVYRGLAMLLIACPCALVISTPAAITSGLAAGARRGALIKGGAALEQLGRIQSVAFDKTGTLTQGKPQVTDIVALSGWSPEQLLTVTAAIEQGSRHPLAMSLVAKAQNQGLTLPHAQDKQALVGRGVAGRIGEHFYRVLAPGKVDVPLAESVSEQVAAMEADGKTVVVALENDAPIGIIAWQDTLREDAQQAIAALHQMGIHTTMLTGDNPRSAQAIASQLNMDFQASLMPEDKVEYVRQLAQQQHVAMVGDGINDAPAMKEANIGIAMGGGTDVALETADAAITHNRLNELPGMIALSRATLSNIRQNVTIALGLKGIFLVTSLIGVTGLWVAVLADSGATALVTLNALRLLKFKK